In Triticum aestivum cultivar Chinese Spring chromosome 5B, IWGSC CS RefSeq v2.1, whole genome shotgun sequence, the following proteins share a genomic window:
- the LOC123117820 gene encoding probable peptide/nitrate transporter At3g43790 isoform X2 produces MAAGERKEAGAAPLLPRERRVCKEGCPGCRLDQINKTNTGVPYLNFFYVWVICLCAALPIQSLFPYLYFMIRDLKVAKQQQDIGFYAGFVGAAYFLGRTISAVPWGMFADKYGRKPCIVISILSIIVFNTLFGLSTTYWMAIVTRGLLGLLCGILGPIKAYALEVCRKEHQALGISLVTSSRAIALIIGPAIGGFLAQPAKKYPNLFSEESIFGRHPYFLPCFAISGLAAGACVACIWLPETLHLCHDEKIEAVDTMRTQVADLTLEDGKVKQSGPGRMSSTMSLLKNRQLMSGITLYCVFSLHDTAYLEIFSLWAVSSRKYRGLSLTSQDVGTVLAISGFGVLVYQLVIYPLLAKYAGLIKAFRSATVLSILLLATYPFMRSLNGVELKVLIVIASLLKNMFSTQEQRGVANGISVTLMSVFKAVAPAAAGILFSWAQKNITGLFLPGDQILFLMLNMVSVIGLLLSFEPFFSMPSATK; encoded by the exons ATGGCCGCCGGcgagaggaaggaggcgggggcggcGCCATTGCTGCCTAGGGAGAGGAGGGTGTGCAAGGAGGGGTGCCCCGGGTGCAGGCTGGACCAGATCAACAAGACCAACACCGGCGTCCCCTACCTCAACTTCTTCTACGTCTGGGTCATCTGCCTCTGCGCCG CGCTGCCGATCCAGTCACTATTTCCCTACCTATACTTCATG ATTAGGGACTTGAAAGTCGCAAAGCAACAACAAGACATCGGGTTCTATGCTGGTTTTGTCG GGGCTGCATATTTCCTTGGAAGAACCATTAGTGCTGTGCCATGGGGCATGTTTGCTGACAAATATGGGAGGAAGCCTTGCATTGTGATTAGTATCCTCTCAAT CATTGTATTTAACACCCTCTTCGGCCTTAGCACGACATACTGGATGGCAATTGTTACTAGGGGGCTACTTGGATTACTCTGTGGTATATTAGGACCAATCAAG GCCTATGCCTTAGAAGTCTGCAGAAAAGAGCACCAAGCTCTAGGAATTTCTCTG GTTACATCTTCGCGAGCAATAGCTCTTATTATTGGGCCAGCCATTGGAGGATTTCTTGCACAA CCTGCAAAGAAGTACCCAAATCTTTTCTCTGAGGAATCCATATTTGGAAG GCATCCATATTTCCTCCCTTGCTTCGCCATATCGGGTCTAGCGGCAGGAGCATGTGTTGCATGCATTTGGCTTCCG GAAACTCTGCACCTTTGTCATGATGAAAAAATAGAAGCCGTTGACACAATGCGCACACAAGTTGCTGATTTGACCTTAGAAGATGGAAAAGTTAAACAATCTGGACCTGGCAGAATGTCATCTACAATGAGCCTGCTAAAGAATAGGCAGTTGATGTCAGGAATAaccctctattgtgtcttctctcTTCACGATACAGCTTATCTTGAG ATATTTTCACTCTGGGCGGTAAGCAGTAGAAAATATCGGGGACTGAGTTTGACATCTCAGGATGTTGGCACTGTGCTAGCTATCTCGG GTTTTGGTGTTTTGGTGTATCAACTTGTGATTTACCCACTCCTTGCCAAGTATGCTGGGTTAATCAAGGCATTCCGTTCTGCAACG GTATTATCTATACTTCTGCTTGCAACATACCCATTCATGCGCAGTCTAAATGGTGTGGAGCTCAAAGTACTCATCGTCATAGCTTCGCTTCTGAAGAATATGTTTTCG ACACAAGAACAAAGGGGTGTTGCCAATGGTATCTCTGTGACTCTGATGTCTGTCTTTAAAGCAGTAGCTCCAGCAGCAGCGGGAATTTT GTTTTCATGGGCTCAGAAGAATATAACTGGTTTGTTCTTACCAG GTGATCAGATCTTGTTCTTGATGCTGAACATGGTGTCAGTAATTGGGCTCTTGCTGTCGTTCGAACCATTTTTCTCTATGCCGAGTGCGACTAAATAA
- the LOC123117820 gene encoding probable peptide/nitrate transporter At3g43790 isoform X1, producing the protein MAAGERKEAGAAPLLPRERRVCKEGCPGCRLDQINKTNTGVPYLNFFYVWVICLCAALPIQSLFPYLYFMIRDLKVAKQQQDIGFYAGFVGAAYFLGRTISAVPWGMFADKYGRKPCIVISILSIIVFNTLFGLSTTYWMAIVTRGLLGLLCGILGPIKAYALEVCRKEHQALGISLVTSSRAIALIIGPAIGGFLAQPAKKYPNLFSEESIFGRHPYFLPCFAISGLAAGACVACIWLPETLHLCHDEKIEAVDTMRTQVADLTLEDGKVKQSGPGRMSSTMSLLKNRQLMSGITLYCVFSLHDTAYLEIFSLWAVSSRKYRGLSLTSQDVGTVLAISGFGVLVYQLVIYPLLAKYAGLIKAFRSATVLSILLLATYPFMRSLNGVELKVLIVIASLLKNMFSATITIACNILQNTAVTQEQRGVANGISVTLMSVFKAVAPAAAGILFSWAQKNITGLFLPGDQILFLMLNMVSVIGLLLSFEPFFSMPSATK; encoded by the exons ATGGCCGCCGGcgagaggaaggaggcgggggcggcGCCATTGCTGCCTAGGGAGAGGAGGGTGTGCAAGGAGGGGTGCCCCGGGTGCAGGCTGGACCAGATCAACAAGACCAACACCGGCGTCCCCTACCTCAACTTCTTCTACGTCTGGGTCATCTGCCTCTGCGCCG CGCTGCCGATCCAGTCACTATTTCCCTACCTATACTTCATG ATTAGGGACTTGAAAGTCGCAAAGCAACAACAAGACATCGGGTTCTATGCTGGTTTTGTCG GGGCTGCATATTTCCTTGGAAGAACCATTAGTGCTGTGCCATGGGGCATGTTTGCTGACAAATATGGGAGGAAGCCTTGCATTGTGATTAGTATCCTCTCAAT CATTGTATTTAACACCCTCTTCGGCCTTAGCACGACATACTGGATGGCAATTGTTACTAGGGGGCTACTTGGATTACTCTGTGGTATATTAGGACCAATCAAG GCCTATGCCTTAGAAGTCTGCAGAAAAGAGCACCAAGCTCTAGGAATTTCTCTG GTTACATCTTCGCGAGCAATAGCTCTTATTATTGGGCCAGCCATTGGAGGATTTCTTGCACAA CCTGCAAAGAAGTACCCAAATCTTTTCTCTGAGGAATCCATATTTGGAAG GCATCCATATTTCCTCCCTTGCTTCGCCATATCGGGTCTAGCGGCAGGAGCATGTGTTGCATGCATTTGGCTTCCG GAAACTCTGCACCTTTGTCATGATGAAAAAATAGAAGCCGTTGACACAATGCGCACACAAGTTGCTGATTTGACCTTAGAAGATGGAAAAGTTAAACAATCTGGACCTGGCAGAATGTCATCTACAATGAGCCTGCTAAAGAATAGGCAGTTGATGTCAGGAATAaccctctattgtgtcttctctcTTCACGATACAGCTTATCTTGAG ATATTTTCACTCTGGGCGGTAAGCAGTAGAAAATATCGGGGACTGAGTTTGACATCTCAGGATGTTGGCACTGTGCTAGCTATCTCGG GTTTTGGTGTTTTGGTGTATCAACTTGTGATTTACCCACTCCTTGCCAAGTATGCTGGGTTAATCAAGGCATTCCGTTCTGCAACG GTATTATCTATACTTCTGCTTGCAACATACCCATTCATGCGCAGTCTAAATGGTGTGGAGCTCAAAGTACTCATCGTCATAGCTTCGCTTCTGAAGAATATGTTTTCG GCTACGATTACTATTGCATGTAACATTCTACAAAACACAGCAGTG ACACAAGAACAAAGGGGTGTTGCCAATGGTATCTCTGTGACTCTGATGTCTGTCTTTAAAGCAGTAGCTCCAGCAGCAGCGGGAATTTT GTTTTCATGGGCTCAGAAGAATATAACTGGTTTGTTCTTACCAG GTGATCAGATCTTGTTCTTGATGCTGAACATGGTGTCAGTAATTGGGCTCTTGCTGTCGTTCGAACCATTTTTCTCTATGCCGAGTGCGACTAAATAA